The genomic window TGTTCTAATAAGGTTTGTCCTTTATACCAGGGCGTATTTTCGGAAGCATCAACTACGTTATCACCTTGTAATGCACTTACCGGAATAAAAGTAACATGTTGTTCTTTATATTCACTTTTGGCAATTAATTTTTCAAAATCAACTTTTATTGCATTGAATTTCTTTTCTGAGAAGTCTACCAAATCCATTTTATTAATGGCAACAATCACATCTTTTACCCTTAATAAATTATTAATAAAGAAGTGACGGTAGGTTTGCTCGATTACTCCTTTTCGGGCATCAACCAGAATAATTGAAGCCTGTGAGGTAGAAGCCCCGGTTACCATATTTCGGGTATATTCAATATGTCCGGGAGTATCTGCAATAATGTAACTTTTTCTTTTAGTCGAAAAGTAAATATGCGCTACATCAATGGTAATACCTTGTTCACGTTCTGCCACTAGTCCGTCAGTGGCTAATGAAAAATCAAGGTAGTCAAAGCCATTGGCTTTACTCCTGGTTTCAATGGCTTCTAATTTATCCGTAGTAAGTGATTTTGTATCGTAAAGGATACGTCCGATCAAGGTACTTTTACCATCATCTACACTTCCTGCTGTTGCTATTTTTAGTACTTCCATTCTTTTGTTAATAGTTGTTAGTTGTTAGTCAATTGTTGCTAACATGACTATAATTTTTCAACCAATCACTTTATTTACTTAACTAATCTTTAAAATTCAATTTTTAGATCGCTGATTTCTGAATACTATCACCTAAAAACTATCAGCTGACAACTAATTAAAAATACCCCTGTTGTTTTCGTTTTTCCATAGCGGCTTCGGATCTTTTATCGTCGATTCTAGCCCCTCTTTCTGAGATTGTTGATTCTCTGATTTCTGCTACTACCTTATCAATGGTAATTGCATCAGATAGTACGGCAGCAGTACAAGACATATCTCCTACCGTTCTAAATCGAACCAGGCGTTCTTCTACCAACTCATCTTTATCTCTAAAAACGACATTATCCTCAGCAGACCAGATCATCCCGTCTCTTACAAAGGTTTTACGCTTGTGTGCAAAGTAGATAGAAGGAATCTCAATATTTTCTTTTTCTATGTAACTCCAAACATCCAATTCTGTCCAGTTACTGATCGGAAACACCCGAACGTTTTGCCCTAAATCTATCTTACCGTTTAAATGATCAAACAATTCCGGACGCTGATTTTTTTCATCCCATTGCCCAAAGTCATCCCGAACTGAAAAAATACGTTCTTTTGCTCTTGCTTTTTCTTCGTCCCGACGAGCCCCACCAATAGCTGCATCAAATTTGAATTCTTCTAATGCATCCAGAAGGGTCGTGGTTTGCAGGCTGTTTCTACTGGCATATCTTCCGGTTTCTTCCATTACTTTCCCCTGGTCAATGGAGTCCTGCACGTTACGAACAATCAATTCTACCCCTAACTCTTTTACCAGGCGATCTCTGAACTCAATAGTTTCCGGAAAGTTATGACCTGTATCTATATGTAATAAAGGAAATGGAATTTTACCCGGATAAAACGCTTTTTGAGCCAATCGCACCAGGGTAATAGAATCTTTTCCACCTGAAAATAATAGAACCGGCTTTTCAAATTGTGCAACCACTTCCCTAAAAATATAAATAGCTTCACTTTCTAAAGGGTTCACCGTTAACTTTCTTGCTTTCACAATTTGCTTTTTATTTCTTTCTAGTACTTCCATTTAATTTTTAAATTAATTACGAGAGAGTAACATCCCCCTACCCTCTCAAAAGGGAAATTACTAACTTGTATGTAATCCGCATTCCCTGTTTCCTAATACTTTGGTTGGGTCAAAATATTTAAATTCATTAGGTAATTTGTTTTCTTTTAAATAAACATCTAAATCCGTATCGCTATAATAGTAAAACGGGCTTACTTTTAACACCCCGTCACTTCCCATACTTAAAATATCTAAAGAATCCCGTAGCGCCGTTTGCCCTTTTCTTAAATTTGTAAACCAGACATCAGGTTTAAAGTCATTCATTGCCCTTTTAAAAGGCTCCAACTTCACCTGTTCTGTAAATATTTTATGCTTTGGATCCTCTATATCCGGAATTCCCATAACCACATCTCTATGAGCCGTAGTTTGTGCAGGAACGTACAGTTTTATATTTAGACCTAGTAGTCCAATAACTTCTTCGGCATGTCGATAGGTATTAGGAGTGTTGTAACCGGAGTCACACCAGATTACCGGAATATCTTTTTTAGCTTGAGAAGTAACTTGTAAAATAGCTGCTTCGTAAGGCCTGAAATTAGTAGTTACTACAGGATTTTTTGCTTTGCTTATTACCCACTGTACAATTTCTAAAGGCGTTTTTTCTTTTAGTTCTTTATTTAAACTTACTATTTCTTCTTTAGTAAAACTCATATTTATTTACCCCATTTAATTTTATTCCAAATTCGCTCGTGAAAAAAGTATAAAATCATCTTAGTTACGAAGTCAACCGAGGCAATAGAAGTAGCCAGAACTAATTCTCCGGTTAATATATATGACACTATTAAAGTATCTAACGTACCAATCACTCGCCAACTGATTGCTTTTGCAATACTACGTATAGGACTTTCTGAAGTTTTATCATCTTCATAAGTGGTTTTGGTCGAAGCTACTTTATCTAAAATCATACAATTGAAAATACACTTTCAAAATCTATTACCCTACCAAAGTAGTAGAGTATGATACAAACATACTTCTTTTTATTTGTATGAGTCCTTTTAAACCCGTAAATCTTACGATTTACAAACACTTTTACGATTTATTCAAAGATTACCCTATTAACTTAGTAGATTAATAAAAACTAACATCTTCTCTTTTAATGTACTATTCTAATTTAACTAATGAAATATATAAGCAACATACCTTTCATCGAAAAAATATGCTTTTTATCTGTTTAATTACTAAATTGATTGTACCTTTGTGTAGTAATAAGCCCCTAATACTATGAGAACATATTACTTTATTTCAATTTTATTAATTTTCTTAGCTTGTAGTGCTTGTCAAAAAGATGAGGATACTTCTATTATAGAAGATCAAATATCCCTATTAGGCACTTGGAAGCTAACAGAACTATCAGTTAAAGACGGAATAATTTCTTCTACTATTCTGGATGAAACCTTTACTATAGGTTATACTTCAAAAGGTAAAGATTTTAATTACGAACTTATAGTTGCAGAAAATCCGAATAAAGTCGAAGGTAAGGGAAGTTATACTTCGGTTACTACTACCACTGCTTTAGGAAAAACAGAAACCTATGAGGAAAAGGTAACTGATTTTATTATAAACGGAAATTGGAAACTTAAGAATAATCAATTACTTATCACTTCTCAAGAACAAACGATTGTCGGTGATATTTTAGAATTTACAGATGACCATATTATCATACAGCAAGTAATAGATGACAGGGTAGAAGATTCCGTTTTAGGTACAGAAGCTATTACCCAAGGGACTCTTACTTATCGCTTGGAACGTTAACATCCGAAAAGAATATATTAGGATTTTAAAATTAGACACCTATATTCCGGTCAAAGCCTGATCCACATCTTTTATTATATCTTCCACATATTCTAAACCTACGGAACAGCGTACCATTCCGTCCGTAATTCCTACGGCTTCTTTATCCTCTGCGGCTAACTTGCTATGAGTAGTAGATGCAGGATGGGTTACAATGGTTCTTGTATCTCCCAGATTTGCTGATAAGGAACACATTTCAATACTATCAAAGAATTTTTTTCCAGCATCTACTCCTCCTTTTACTTCAAAAGCTACAATAGAACCTCCCAACTTCATTTGTTTTTTTGCAACTTCATAACGTGGATGAGATGGCAAAAACGGATATTTTACCCAATTTACTTTAGAATGGATTTCTAAAAATTCGGCTAATTTTAAGGCATTTTCACAATGGCGATCTGCTCTTACTGCAAGGGTTTCTAAGCTTTTTGAAAGCACCCAGGCATTAAAAGGGGACATGGCGGGACCCGTAACACGGGAGAATAAATAAATTTCCCTGATTAAATCTGCTGTACCTACCGTTACACCACCTAATACCCTTCCTTGTCCATCGATTAATTTGGTGGCAGAATGTATTACTAAATCAGCACCAAATTTAATTGGATTTTGTAGGTAAGGCGTTGCAAAACAATTATCCACAACAAATAAGATTCCGTGTTTTTTGGCTACTTTACTTATCTTTTCTAAATCCAATACATCTACCCCCGGGTTTGTTGGGGTTTCCACATAAATCAACTTTGTATTCGGCTGAATGAGTTCTTCCAGTTTCTCTTCTTCGGTTGTAGTAAAATAGGTAGTATTGATATTCCACTTCGGAAAATACTTGGTAAACAACGCATGTGTAGCTCCAAATACAGAACGACAGGATACGATATGATCTCCGGCATTTAATAATGCTGCAAAGGTAGAATATACCGCAGCCATTCCGGTAGCAAAAGCAAACCCGTCTTCTGCGCCTTCTAAGGCACACATTTTAGTAATAAATTCACTGGTGTTTGGGTTGCTATACCTGCTATAAAGGTCTCGTTGCTTTTCTTCGGCAAAAGCAGCCCGCATTTCTTCGGAGTCTTCAAATACAAATCCCGAAGTTAAATAAAGGGGCGTGGAATGTTCTGAAAACTTGGTACGATCTGTCTGAATTCGTACTGCTTCAGTTTCAAAATGCTTATTTTTTTGGTTTTTCATGGGTTCTAGTAAACAACTATATTTTTTAGGATTTAACTATTCTTACGTAAATCCTTAATTTCATCTTTTAAAATAGGAATATCTTTTATAGCAATACTCCATAAAATCGCACTATCAATATTGTCATATTCATGTGCTAAAATATTTCGTAAAGAAATAATTCTTTTAGAATTAGAAATAATAATTTGATCATTTACCGCTAAAAGTTTTTTGAGGGCTTCTCCAATAATTTCTAAAACACGTTCTAATGATCTTACTCCTAAAAAATCTTCCTTAAATAAAGTATAATTATGGGTATATCTTTCCTGAATCTTTTCTACTTCTTGAATTAAAGATTCTAAATCCAGAATATACTTTAGCTCCTTAGGCTGCATATAGTGAAATCATAGTTTCTTCCAATTCTTTTTTAAAAATTTTATTCTTTAAAGAGGATAGTGTGACTACGTCAACAGGTTTTTTTAGAAGTTCTTCCAAATCTTCTATAAAATTAAAATAATAATCAGCCATCTCTACCACCGGAATTTTAAAATCAAAAATCACTGCAAAATCAATATCGCTTTTTTGAGGATTAAATGTTGTATCGCTTAAGGCTGATCCAAAAACATTACACTGTACAACTTTATGTTTTTTACATAGTAATTCAATTTGTTCCTTATTCTGTTTAAGTAGATTAATCATATTCTTTTGATTATTTTAGTTGCAAAAGAAAAACAGACTGCGATATCTTCTCTTTCAAGAAATGGATAACTTTCCAAAACTTCCTCCACTGAATCTCCATTGCTTATAAAATCCAAAATTGTTTCTACTGTAATTCTCAAGCTTCTAATAGTAGGTCTTCCGTTACATAAATCCGCATCCAAAGTGATTCGATCCGACAGATATTCCATAATCCAAGTTTTATACTAAAATACAAAGTTTTAGTGCTATACTTTTTTATTATTAACTACTACCTTATATTCAATTGTTGCCGTAGGTTCTAATGTTTTAGAAACCGAACAATATTTTTCAAAGGATAATTGTGCTGCTCGTTTTGCTTTTTCCGGTTGGATATCCCCTTCTAGAAAAACAGTTACTTCTATAGTTTTAAACGGAGTAGCATCTTCTATTTTTTCCCGAATTCCGTTCACCGATACTTTATAATCCGTAATCTCCTGACGTTGTTTTTTTAATATGGAAATAATATCAATCGAGCTACATCCGGCAACCCCCATTAATACATATTCCATCGGACTGGGTGCCAAGTCATGTCCGCCAACAGCTGCTTTGCTATCAATATAGGATATGTGTCCTCTTTCATTTTTTAATTCAAAATGAAAGTCATTATCAATTCTATTTAATTCTATTTTCATTTTTTTTCCAGCCTCCCTACCCCAAAGGGGGAACTCAATTACTGCTGTTTGTGAGTTATTTAAAATTAATGTGTATATGTATAGCTAAATCAACATAAAATAATAGGATTCTTCATATAAAAAACTTGATTCTCTGTGTTAAAAAGCCTCGTCTTAGCTAAGGCTAAGCCTATGTTTTCGCCTTGATCTTCAACTTTTTTCTTTATAAATCTTCTATGCCATTCTATATTTATTTAGCTATATATGTTTTCGTAATACAATAATATCATTTTCTGATAACTAAGTCGTTTAAATAAATACTATGCAGTTGATAAAAAATTAATTTCTATACAAACTTGCTAGTTCTGCCACTAAGAGCTAGGGAGCCGCAATTCTTAAAATATCCCCAAAAACCCCTCTTGCCGTAACAGCCGCACCCGCTCCTGCACCTTGAATAATAACGGGCTGGTCTCCATAAGATTCGGTATAAATTTCAAAGATAGAATCAGACCCTTTTACCTGACCTAGCGAACCGGTACTAGGAACTGAAACTAATTTTACGTCCAAAATTCCTTTTTCCTGAGATAAATCCCCGTGTAAATCACCTATATATCGTAAAACATGATCTGGTTCTTGTGCTGCTTTTAATTTTTGATAAGTTTTATCTAGTTCTTTTAATTTTCCTAAAAACTGCTGACGATCTCCTTCTCTTAAATTTTCAGGTATCAGGTTATGGATGTTTACATCTTCAAATTCATTTGCCAAATCCAACTCGCGAGCCAATATCAATAGCTTTCTACCTACATCATTTCCACAAAGGTCTTCCCTAGGGTCTGGTTCAGTAAACCCTTGATCAATTGCTTCTTGTAGTACTTCACTAAAGGGTCTATCTTCCGTAGAAAATGTGTTAAAAAGATAACTCAAAGACCCGGAAAATACGCCTTTTATCCTGGTAATATTTTCACCGGATAAATGTAGTAATTTAATAGTATCAATTAGCGGAAGCCCTGCTCCTACATTCGTTTCGTACAAATACTGCTTTTGATTATTACTTAATACCTGACGTAATTCTTTATAAAAGTCAAAGCTTAATGTGTTTGCAATTTTATTTGAAGAAACCAAGTCGAAACCTTTTTCTACTAATTTAACGTAATTATCTGTAAAATCCGTACTTGCCGTATTATCAATAGCAATCAAATTTTCCAGGTGATGTTCCTCTGCAAACTTAATAATATCTTCTACAGTATACGCTTTACCTGAATCTTCCATCTCATTTTTCCAGTTGGTCTCCAAACCTTTAGCATTCGTAATTACTTTCCTGGAATTGGCTACGGCAAAAACCGTAAGATCTATTTTTTTTCGTTTCCGGATGTCTTCCTTGGACTTTAAAATTTGTTTAATCAAGGTACCTCCTACCAGCCCGTGTCCGAAGATAGCAATATTGATTTTTTTATCAATTCCAAAAATCTCTCCGTGAATTACATGCAATGCTTTATTAAGCTGTTCTTTTTTGACAACCAGGCTTATATTTTTTCCGGTCACCGTATTATTAAACAGAATAGGAACTATTTGATTTTTAATTAAGGCATTATAAGGTTTATGAAAAGTACTCAAATCTTGCCCTATGATAGAAATCACAGATACGTTACGCTCGATTGTAATGGTACTTACATCTTTATTGTAAAAATCCGCTTCAAATTCTTCTTCAAGGGCTTGTTTAGCATCTCTAGCCTGACTTGCACTGACCACTAATCCAATCCCTCTTTCTGAAGAACCTTGCGAAATAATACTTACACTCACATTTTTATAAGCCAGTGCTTTAAAAATCCGCGCATCTATTCCAGCTTTGCCTAATAATCCCCGACCTTCTAAATTTAAAAGAGATACATCTTTTAACACAGAAAGCGATTTGATCCCTTTATTATCCGAAGTAGAAGTTATTAAAGTACCTTTTCCTTCTCGATTAAAAGTATTTAGTATTCGCAACGGAATTTCCTTTTCGATCAGAGGAATAATTGTTTTAGCGTGTAAGATTGTTGCCCCAAAATAGGCCAATTCATTAGCTTCGTTAAAAGATAATCGGTCAATCTTCTTTGCATCTGCAATTAAATCCGGATCCGCAGTATAAATACCATCTACATGCGTATAGTTCTGTAATTCTTCTGCATCCAGGTAATTTGCTAATAAAGCTGCGGTATAATTACTACCATTTCTACCTAGCGTAGTGGTTTCACTAAGTTGGTTAGAAGCTATAAAACCGGTAACCACATTGACTGTTGTGCCATTGTATTTTTCAAAATGCCTTCGCACATTTTCTTTAGATATGTTATCGATAGGTTGTGCTTCGCCAAACTGATCGTCCGTAATAATAAGTTCCCTACTATCTGTAAAATGAGCATTAACTCCGATCTCCTTTAGTTTTTCTACCAGTATCTTCCCAGAAATGACTTCTCCCTGGGATAAAATCTGATCTTTAATCTTTTTGCTATAATTACCTAATAGAAAAACCCCTTCGTAGAGTTTATTTAATATGGTAAATTCCTTCTCTACATATTCACGGTTACTGTCTGATACCTGACTTGTTTTAAAAACTTCAAAAGCCTCCTGATAATCATCATGATTTACGGCTTTAGTCAAAATGTTTTCTAATTGATCTGTTGCCTTACCACGGGCAGAAATAACTACCGCCAGTGATTCTCCTTGATCCACTTTATCTTTTATAATACTTATTACCTGCCGTATTCCTTTTTCGCCAGCAAGTGATTTTCCTCCGAATTTTAATATTTTCATATGTCCCTACCTTCCAAAATTATATATAAAAGGCATTTATTTGTAATCATTACTAATTTTTGGTATGTAAATTATTAGTGTCCGGTATAAATTCAAAATCGCTATCGCTTCTAGAACCAAGACTAATTAATGTTATAGGATTATTCACTTTAAAAAATTATTTTTAAAAAAGTAGCCAATAACTATTTTTGAGTTTGGAATCATCTTATTTTACGATGCTCTCTAAACTTTTATTTATTTTAACCAGACATTAATATATTTAATTTAGCAATTCGTTATTGTAACAGTTGAGTTTCTTCATTTTTCTTAAACCTTCATGTGTTTTACTAAAAAAACACCTTGAATTATCATCTAATCTCGTTTTTAAAGATAGGATCTAGTATTTTCTCCAACTGTTCAAATTCAATTAAAAAAGCATCATGCCCATGTACTGATGCTATGATATGATGCGAGACATTATTTTTCACCTTTGTCAATCTATAAAAGGTTTCCGTATCTTCTTTTGCTGTGAAAAATATATCAGAATCCACACTTATTAGATGTATATTTGACCTTATATTTTTCACTACTTCTTCAAAGGTTTCTCCCCTAGAAGTAATATCAATATTTGCCAGTATATGGTTTAAAGTTTTATATGCCGATAAGGTAAATCTCTCTTTTAATTTTTTACCGTGATGCAGTAACCAACTCTCGACATTGTACACCCCCCAGTCTTCGTTAAAACTGCGATTAAATTTGATCTTAAAAGATTCAGGTGATCGGTAAAATAACATAGCATGTAAGCGAGCATCATGTACCGGGTTTTTTGAATTTAAAAGAATCTGTTCTTGTACCAGGCAATTTGCTTTTAACCAGTCAGTAGATTTCCAATCTGCAGCTACAGGTATGAGGTGTTCAATGAGGCTAGGGTTAAGTACGGCCAGTTCCCAGGCAATTCCCCCGCCCACGGACCCTCCTATTGTAGCAAATATTTTTTGAATCTCTAATTGTTTTATCACTTGATTAAAAATTTTTGCTACATCCCGGGCTGTAAAAGACTGGTAATCCTGTATCAGGTTTTCTTCAATGCCGTCATAACCATTTCCGGGTATATTAAAGGCAAGTATTGTATAATCTTTAGTATTGATGCACTTTCCTTCCCCAATAAGCCCCTTCCACCAACCTTGTTCTCCACAAACAGTCGAATTTCCGGTTAGGGCATGATTAACTAAGACTACGGGGGCGGTATATAAATCTTTGCCAAACAATTCGTAGGTTACGACGATTTGATCGAGCTCTTTTCCTTTTATTGTTTTATAGTTTTCTATCGAAACCTTTTGGAGCATAATATGTATCTTCAAAGTTGATGACAACTTTAGCTATCTAAACTTACCGGTATTTACCTTATTATCAAATTACTTCCTGAATTACGCAGTTACCGTAACTTTTTTAAAGGTTGCTTTTAAATCTGCTTTTAAATCTTCAATATTTTCTAAACCTACGGAAAGCCTAATTAAATCCTTAGTTACTCCGGTAGCAGCTTGTTGTTCTTCATTTAACTGTTGATGTGTGGTACTGGAAGGGTGGATAATCAAAGATTTAGAATCTCCAATATTAGCTAGTAACGAAAATAACTTAGATTCGTTCGCAACTGTTTTTGCTGATTCGTATCCCCCTTTTACTCCAAAAGTGATGATTCCACTTTGTCCTTTTGGTAAATATTCTTTAGCTAAAGTATAGTAGGTATCTTCTTTTAAACCCGGATATTTTACCCAGGCAACTTCTTCTTGTTCTTGCAACCATTTTGCTAAAGCCAATGCATTTTCACTATGTTTATACATCCGGATTTCTAAGGTTTCTAGTCCCTGCAAAATCTGAAATGCATTAAACGGACTTAAAGCTGCCCCATGATCTCGTAACCCTTCTACCCTCACTTTGGCAATAAAAGCAGCAGGCCCTAGGGCATCATGATAGACTAGGCCATGATATCCTTTAGAAGGCTCGGTAAATTCTGGAAATTTTCCGTTTGACCAGTCAAAAGTACCAGCATCGATAATAGCACCTCCTAGTGAAGTCCCGTTACCATTAATATATTTAGTCAAAGAATGAATAACAATATTCGCCCCGTATTTAATTGGGTTTAGCAAAGCTGGAGTAGCGACTGTATTATCTACTATAAAGGGTATCTTAATCGCTTTGGCTTCGGCTGAAATTGCTTTTAGGTCCAGTACATCTAACTTTGGGTTACCTAGAGATTCTACAAAGAATACCCGTGTGTTCTCTTGAATGGCATCTTTAAAATTTTGCGGATCGGACGGATCTACGAATGTGGTGGTAATCCCAAACCTGGGTAGGGTAACATTCAATAAATTATAAGTACCTCCGTACAGGCTACTAGAAGCTATGATGTGATCGCCTGTTTTTAATAAAGTGAGTAAAGCCGTATTAATAGCAGCGGTGCCTGAAGCGGTAACTACACAGGCAATTCCTCCTTCTAAGGCAGCTAACCTCTGTTCTAAGATATCATTTGTAGGATTATTAAGTCGGGTATAGATATAACCAGGTTGCGACAAATTAAACAGATTGGCAGCATGGTCAGAATCGTTAAATACATACGAACTGGTCTGATAAATAGGAACGGCTCTTGTTCCCCCGTTTATAGTTACATCATGACCCGCATGTAATGCATTAGTTGCAAATTTTTGTGTACTCATATCTTTTTACTTTTCTCTTCTTCCTGTATCTCCAGGAGGATCATTTAAAATTTAAGGCAGAAACAAAGCATGCCTTTTTCAATCGCTCATACAGAATTCTACATGTACCTTATTAGATACAGATTTATAAAAAATTAAAAAGAAAGGAGTTTAATAAATACCCGGACACAGGTATGAATCATGTGTTATCTATTTCGCAAATGCGAATAGAATGTAGCACCTTCTCTTAAAGAACCTTTAAGTTTTATTAAAAGGGTTGCTAAGGTTTCATTGGGTCTATTCCCTCCACCTTTCTTGATAACGTTTTAAAATGTATAAGAAACTTGATGCGAAATTAATAATTATTTTGAAACTGTCATAGTTTTCTTAAAAAAACCTATTAGGCTTTGCAAAGCTTATGTGAATACTTACATTTGCCTCCTAATTTTGGGAAAGATTTGACTGATTGCAACCCAAAGGATTATGAGATTCAATAACTATTCTAATTTGATAATCCTAAAATGCTAAAACAGTTTAGTACGTCGATGTATTGACTTTCAGGCAGGCACTGTAATCTTCAATTTTCCTTTACAACTTAATAAACATGGCATATTTATTTACTTCAGAAAGTGTTTCTGAAGGACACCCGGATAAAGTTGCAGATCAGATCAGTGATGCATTACTGGATAATTTTCTTGCTTTCGACCCTGAATCCAAAGTGGCTTGTGAAACTTTAGTAACCACCGGACAAGTAGTACTAGCCGGCGAGGTTAAATCTAAAACCTACCTGGACGTGCAACATATTGCTCGGGAAGTTATAAATGAAATCGGATATACAAAAGGTGCTTACCAGTTTAGTGGGGATTCTTGTGGTGTTATTTCTCTAATCCATGAACAGTCTCAGGATATTAATCAAGGAGTAGATCGCGAAACTAAAGAAGAGCAAGGTGCCGGTGACCAGGGAATGATGTTTGGGTATGCTACTAAAGAAACTGCGAATTACATGCCATTAGCTCTTGATATAGCGCATAAAATGTTACAAGAGTTGGCTGCTTTAAGAAGAGAAGGCAAAGAAATTGCTTATTTACGACCGGATGCTAAAAGCCAAGTGACTATTGAATACAGCGATGATAATGTACCTCAAAAAATAGTGGCTATTGTGGTATCTACCCAGCATGATGATTTTGATAGTGATGATGAGGTAATGCTTACTAAAATTAAAGAGGATATTATTTCTATTCTGATCCCCAGGGTAATCGCTAAACTACCAGAACATATTGGCGGATTATTTAATGATGATATTACCTATCATATCAATCCTA from Aquimarina sp. ERC-38 includes these protein-coding regions:
- a CDS encoding phosphoadenosine phosphosulfate reductase family protein, with the protein product MSFTKEEIVSLNKELKEKTPLEIVQWVISKAKNPVVTTNFRPYEAAILQVTSQAKKDIPVIWCDSGYNTPNTYRHAEEVIGLLGLNIKLYVPAQTTAHRDVVMGIPDIEDPKHKIFTEQVKLEPFKRAMNDFKPDVWFTNLRKGQTALRDSLDILSMGSDGVLKVSPFYYYSDTDLDVYLKENKLPNEFKYFDPTKVLGNRECGLHTS
- a CDS encoding alpha/beta fold hydrolase, which codes for MLQKVSIENYKTIKGKELDQIVVTYELFGKDLYTAPVVLVNHALTGNSTVCGEQGWWKGLIGEGKCINTKDYTILAFNIPGNGYDGIEENLIQDYQSFTARDVAKIFNQVIKQLEIQKIFATIGGSVGGGIAWELAVLNPSLIEHLIPVAADWKSTDWLKANCLVQEQILLNSKNPVHDARLHAMLFYRSPESFKIKFNRSFNEDWGVYNVESWLLHHGKKLKERFTLSAYKTLNHILANIDITSRGETFEEVVKNIRSNIHLISVDSDIFFTAKEDTETFYRLTKVKNNVSHHIIASVHGHDAFLIEFEQLEKILDPIFKNEIR
- a CDS encoding DUF86 domain-containing protein — encoded protein: MQPKELKYILDLESLIQEVEKIQERYTHNYTLFKEDFLGVRSLERVLEIIGEALKKLLAVNDQIIISNSKRIISLRNILAHEYDNIDSAILWSIAIKDIPILKDEIKDLRKNS
- a CDS encoding OsmC family protein — encoded protein: MKIELNRIDNDFHFELKNERGHISYIDSKAAVGGHDLAPSPMEYVLMGVAGCSSIDIISILKKQRQEITDYKVSVNGIREKIEDATPFKTIEVTVFLEGDIQPEKAKRAAQLSFEKYCSVSKTLEPTATIEYKVVVNNKKV
- a CDS encoding trans-sulfuration enzyme family protein, which codes for MKNQKNKHFETEAVRIQTDRTKFSEHSTPLYLTSGFVFEDSEEMRAAFAEEKQRDLYSRYSNPNTSEFITKMCALEGAEDGFAFATGMAAVYSTFAALLNAGDHIVSCRSVFGATHALFTKYFPKWNINTTYFTTTEEEKLEELIQPNTKLIYVETPTNPGVDVLDLEKISKVAKKHGILFVVDNCFATPYLQNPIKFGADLVIHSATKLIDGQGRVLGGVTVGTADLIREIYLFSRVTGPAMSPFNAWVLSKSLETLAVRADRHCENALKLAEFLEIHSKVNWVKYPFLPSHPRYEVAKKQMKLGGSIVAFEVKGGVDAGKKFFDSIEMCSLSANLGDTRTIVTHPASTTHSKLAAEDKEAVGITDGMVRCSVGLEYVEDIIKDVDQALTGI
- a CDS encoding nucleotidyltransferase family protein, encoding MINLLKQNKEQIELLCKKHKVVQCNVFGSALSDTTFNPQKSDIDFAVIFDFKIPVVEMADYYFNFIEDLEELLKKPVDVVTLSSLKNKIFKKELEETMISLYAA
- the thrA gene encoding bifunctional aspartate kinase/homoserine dehydrogenase I, producing the protein MKILKFGGKSLAGEKGIRQVISIIKDKVDQGESLAVVISARGKATDQLENILTKAVNHDDYQEAFEVFKTSQVSDSNREYVEKEFTILNKLYEGVFLLGNYSKKIKDQILSQGEVISGKILVEKLKEIGVNAHFTDSRELIITDDQFGEAQPIDNISKENVRRHFEKYNGTTVNVVTGFIASNQLSETTTLGRNGSNYTAALLANYLDAEELQNYTHVDGIYTADPDLIADAKKIDRLSFNEANELAYFGATILHAKTIIPLIEKEIPLRILNTFNREGKGTLITSTSDNKGIKSLSVLKDVSLLNLEGRGLLGKAGIDARIFKALAYKNVSVSIISQGSSERGIGLVVSASQARDAKQALEEEFEADFYNKDVSTITIERNVSVISIIGQDLSTFHKPYNALIKNQIVPILFNNTVTGKNISLVVKKEQLNKALHVIHGEIFGIDKKINIAIFGHGLVGGTLIKQILKSKEDIRKRKKIDLTVFAVANSRKVITNAKGLETNWKNEMEDSGKAYTVEDIIKFAEEHHLENLIAIDNTASTDFTDNYVKLVEKGFDLVSSNKIANTLSFDFYKELRQVLSNNQKQYLYETNVGAGLPLIDTIKLLHLSGENITRIKGVFSGSLSYLFNTFSTEDRPFSEVLQEAIDQGFTEPDPREDLCGNDVGRKLLILARELDLANEFEDVNIHNLIPENLREGDRQQFLGKLKELDKTYQKLKAAQEPDHVLRYIGDLHGDLSQEKGILDVKLVSVPSTGSLGQVKGSDSIFEIYTESYGDQPVIIQGAGAGAAVTARGVFGDILRIAAP
- a CDS encoding DUF2061 domain-containing protein translates to MILDKVASTKTTYEDDKTSESPIRSIAKAISWRVIGTLDTLIVSYILTGELVLATSIASVDFVTKMILYFFHERIWNKIKWGK
- a CDS encoding DUF433 domain-containing protein produces the protein MEYLSDRITLDADLCNGRPTIRSLRITVETILDFISNGDSVEEVLESYPFLEREDIAVCFSFATKIIKRI
- the cysD gene encoding sulfate adenylyltransferase subunit CysD, yielding MEVLERNKKQIVKARKLTVNPLESEAIYIFREVVAQFEKPVLLFSGGKDSITLVRLAQKAFYPGKIPFPLLHIDTGHNFPETIEFRDRLVKELGVELIVRNVQDSIDQGKVMEETGRYASRNSLQTTTLLDALEEFKFDAAIGGARRDEEKARAKERIFSVRDDFGQWDEKNQRPELFDHLNGKIDLGQNVRVFPISNWTELDVWSYIEKENIEIPSIYFAHKRKTFVRDGMIWSAEDNVVFRDKDELVEERLVRFRTVGDMSCTAAVLSDAITIDKVVAEIRESTISERGARIDDKRSEAAMEKRKQQGYF